A stretch of the Nicotiana tabacum cultivar K326 chromosome 6, ASM71507v2, whole genome shotgun sequence genome encodes the following:
- the LOC107814690 gene encoding MAPK kinase substrate protein At1g80180-like, whose amino-acid sequence MAGLQRSTTSFRRQGSSGLVWDDKILTASGELIQLGRFPKEESSTKTDREEKEDPIRGAKPKLEVSVAVNKASSETPGSIERSRSNRGFRTGKVSPAIEPPSPKVSACGFCSAFGKNEKSNRRPKSGKRKM is encoded by the coding sequence ATGGCTGGATTACAGAGATCCACGACGTCGTTTCGGAGACAGGGTTCATCAGGACTTGTATGGGACGACAAAATATTGACAGCTTCAGGTGAATTGATTCAGCTGGGCCGCTTTCCAAAAGAAGAAAGTAGTACTAAAACTGACAGAGAAGAGAAAGAAGACCCAATTAGAGGAGCAAAACCCAAATTAGAGGTGTCGGTGGCTGTGAATAAGGCTTCATCGGAAACACCTGGATCCATTGAAAGGAGCCGATCTAACCGCGGTTTCCGAACCGGTAAGGTGTCGCCGGCAATAGAGCCGCCGTCTCCTAAAGTATCTGCATGTGGATTCTGTAGCGCTTTTGGGAAGAATGAAAAATCTAACCGACGACCCAAATCCGGTAAGCGAAAGATGTAA